GAAGCTGTAAACATCTCCTTTTGTCGAGACTTTTCCTTCCAAACCGTACTCCGAAAGGGTCATAGATTGcgaaataagaacatcaaggattgatctttttcttttttgggacatAAGTAATAAGATCGAGAGGCAAACAAATGTTAATATATCTCAATTAAATTGTACCATTATATCGGCAATCAAAGGCTTGGATTAGTCAAAATTCGACGAATGTACCTGGAGCGATGTAACCAATCGTGCCGAGAGTTCGGGTTTGTGTTTCCAGCTTGTTCTCAGCCAAAATCTTCGCGATTCCAAAGTCGCAGACTTGTGCGATCAGGTCCTCATTTAGAAGAACATTGCTAGGCTTCAGATCGCAGTGCACAACTGGTTCCGGTTGGCCATGGTGGAGATAATCAAGCGCCGCAGAGACGTCGACCATTATCTTCACTCGCTGGTGGAGACCCAAGTTGTAGTTGTTGGAGTAAAGCCACTTCTCCAAGCTCCCATTGGGCACATATTGCAGCACCAGCGCCCTCATATCGGCGTTTGTGCAGGTGGTGATCACTTTGACTAGATTCCAGTGTCGGATCTTGCGGAAAACCTCGCATTCTGCATCGAAACTTTTCAGGGCGCCTTCAATATGGAGATTCAGTACTTTGACCGCAACGTCTGCCCCGTTGGCTAGAGTCCCTTTGTATACAGAGCTAAAGCTTCCTACTCCGAGCAAATTGCTTTCGCTGAAGTTGTTAGTACCCAAGCAAAGCTCCTGATATGATATCGTCGGGTGGTCAATTCCAGGCGGGTTCTCCACCGAAACTGCAGGTTTTTTACCAGTGTTCTGACGCTTTCTAAAAAAGCAAATGACAGAGACTAAAAGAATAGCTGATACTATTGGCAACATAATGTATAGTAACCGGAGCCGCTTATCCCTTGATGATTTCTTTCCGTTTACGTGGCAAGGTGGGACTTGAAAGGTTGCATTTCCACAAAGTGCTTCATTTCCAATGAAAGAGAGagccgaaaaatttccaaaggGACCTCCATTAGGAATCTTTCCTGATAGCTTATTAAAGGACAAGTTCAATTGTTGCAGATATGTAAGTCCTTCCATGGACTCCGGTATGGCGTCTGATAACTcattgtaggagagatcgaggaAATCCAATCCTTTGAGGTCGCCAATCGATTGTGGTATGGATCCTTGAAACAGGTTCCTCGAAAAGTTGAGAGAAGAAAGGCTCTTCAACTCCTGGATGGAACTCGGAATGGCGCGGGTAAGTCGGTTCCAAGAAAGATCGATGCTTTGTATAGCTGTCATTTTCCCCATGTCAAGTGGTAGTCCTccattgaaagaattgagtgaCAGATTGAGGAAGATTAGTTGTTGAAGGCTCCACAGACTTACCGGTATAACTGATGTCATGTTATTCGAACTTACAAGAAACTTTTGAAGGCTGCTCAGGTTTCCAATGCAATTCGGGATCGATCCCGATATCCTATTTTGCCGGAGCAGCAACTCTCCTAAATTTGCCAAGTTGCATATCTCGTCGGGGATCGGTCCTTCGAGATGGTTGTTATCAAGATGCAGCCTTTGCAGGCTTTCTAGTCCTCCGATTGATGATGGGATGTTGCCGTCCAGATCATTATCACTCAACTGTAGGAAAGTCAAGTTCTTCAAGAAACCCATTTGGGTGGGAATGTGACCTCTTATTTGACAACTGGGAGCGAATAGAATTTGTAGGGAACTCGAGAAGTTTTTGATAGATTCTGGTATGGAGCCGCCAAGCGGATTTTCTTCCAGAACCAAGGTTTGCAGTGTTTGGCAATTAGATAAAGCAGAAAGAAAACCCAGCTCTGAACCATAAGTCTCACCTGTTAGCTGATTTGACTGAACGGCGAAGTGTCTGAGGTTCTTCAAGTTGCCCAAACTCATGGGTATCGGTCCACTGAGTTGATTGATCCCGGCATCGAAAATGATtaggtttgaaaaatttgagaaatactGCGGGATGTTGCCGCTAAAGCCATTGTTTGCCAGATAGAGTTTTTCCAATTTCGGAAGGCTTAGTTCGCTACTTGAGGGAAGGCTTCCGGAGAGGGAATTGTCCATCAAAGAAAGCAGTTGTAGCGAAGAAACGTTAAAAACCTCTTGAGGCATTTCACCCGTTAGCAGATTATCCTGAAGGCTCATTTCATTCAGATTGACCAACTTGCCAATCTCACTTGGAATGTTACCTCCGATGCTGTTATGTTCTGTGTACAGCAAGTGCAAGCTTGACATGTTACCGATGGCTCGAGGAATTGTGCCGGTCAAGTTGTTAGTACCAAGATAGAGCTCCTGCAGCTTTTGCAAGCTGTCTATGCCTCGAGGAATGCTTCCCTGAAAACGATTG
This genomic interval from Rhodamnia argentea isolate NSW1041297 chromosome 4, ASM2092103v1, whole genome shotgun sequence contains the following:
- the LOC115750784 gene encoding putative receptor-like protein kinase At3g47110; amino-acid sequence: MEKFMFLAFLDLLLAFLLMSQPAICSSNFTDQDALLHFKSAIKVDPMNMVKGGNWTVEANSCEWFGVVCSNRRQRVVALDLSYMGLQGRLSPYLGNLSFLASLDLRNNSFYGTIPIEIGHLHRLKELILQSNQFEGNIPPNLVQCQNLEVMSLAWNQLTGGIPREFGTFPELQQLFLGHNPLRGQIPSFLGNISTLQVIGLVMNNLTGSIPPALFNRSLTSVMLMYNDLSGSLPSDLCYRWPTIQRLLLSYNQFSGLLPETLTQCEELLVLSLSFNRFQGSIPRGIDSLQKLQELYLGTNNLTGTIPRAIGNMSSLHLLYTEHNSIGGNIPSEIGKLVNLNEMSLQDNLLTGEMPQEVFNVSSLQLLSLMDNSLSGSLPSSSELSLPKLEKLYLANNGFSGNIPQYFSNFSNLIIFDAGINQLSGPIPMSLGNLKNLRHFAVQSNQLTGETYGSELGFLSALSNCQTLQTLVLEENPLGGSIPESIKNFSSSLQILFAPSCQIRGHIPTQMGFLKNLTFLQLSDNDLDGNIPSSIGGLESLQRLHLDNNHLEGPIPDEICNLANLGELLLRQNRISGSIPNCIGNLSSLQKFLVSSNNMTSVIPVSLWSLQQLIFLNLSLNSFNGGLPLDMGKMTAIQSIDLSWNRLTRAIPSSIQELKSLSSLNFSRNLFQGSIPQSIGDLKGLDFLDLSYNELSDAIPESMEGLTYLQQLNLSFNKLSGKIPNGGPFGNFSALSFIGNEALCGNATFQVPPCHVNGKKSSRDKRLRLLYIMLPIVSAILLVSVICFFRKRQNTGKKPAVSVENPPGIDHPTISYQELCLGTNNFSESNLLGVGSFSSVYKGTLANGADVAVKVLNLHIEGALKSFDAECEVFRKIRHWNLVKVITTCTNADMRALVLQYVPNGSLEKWLYSNNYNLGLHQRVKIMVDVSAALDYLHHGQPEPVVHCDLKPSNVLLNEDLIAQVCDFGIAKILAENKLETQTRTLGTIGYIAPEYGLEGKVSTKGDVYSFGILLLEVITGKKPTDEIFDAAMRLRQWVGAAIPDRVLDIVDSDLLSTNHANPTPWKLESIVLSILELGLECSKDLPEERMDMETVMVQLNKIQLSLN